ACATGTGAGGCATCTGCCTTCGGATGCAAAAGAAATTTAAAGGTGAGAAAGAGTATGAAGATAGAAGTTGGATATTTGCCAAGAAACTATATAAAAGACCAACCGGATTTTAGTGGGCACTTTCCTTTTGATATAGATGGAGAATACAAATATTTGTTTGAAATTGATCACTGTGAATTGGATCCTACTGTTTTTTACTGTGATTGGATGAAGGAATTAAATCAGTTTCCGATCTATGCTGTTGTCACTCTTGATCTTTATTATCAGGAGGAAATAAATGGGCTGATTGAAAGATACAAAATAGAACGTTCAGTGCTTTTAATAGGGAATGAATCGTACAATAAATTTATTTTGCGAAATGAAGAACAATTTCGGGTGCTCATTCCATTTTTTTATGCAAGTGGCAGTATGAATGATTTAGCTGTGTGGTCACTTAAGAAAGACATTTTTAGTAGTGACAGAAGAAAAGTAACGACAATATTCAGACGTAAAACAATGGATGTATTGGTAGCAGCTTTTGAGAAGGATACAACATTATTTTGGATATCGTATGATGGAGATGCATTGGATATCATATCGAATCATCAGATTTTCCAAAAGATAGAGGATATAGAGAAAACTCTACCGAAGGGCATAGAAATGAGTGTTGTTGAATATGAAGCCGCAGATGATGATATCGAATAACCGGTAACAAGAATAACGATAAGGGGGAATTATACTTGAAACGTCTCTTCTTAGGTCTTTTGGTTGTAATGATGATCCTTATAGGTATGTATTTCTTGACTTCGAATAGCGCTTAAATATTTGGTATTCCAATTTATTAATAGGTTAATCGCCAAGAATCGAACATCAAGTTGCTTCAAGGGTAGGAGGATTTATGAAATTCTTAAAAAAGGTAAGTGATTTCTTTGGATTTACCAAACTTAAAGAGAAATTATATTTTGCGGATCATGAGGAAATCTCAGAAGCTGATAGGGAATATATAAAACGTATTAAGGGACAAAATCCCTTTGGCATCATAGCAATGTTTATAGGTGGCGTATCTTTTGCCTTCGGACCACTATATGTTGCTTTTCCAATTATAACAATCATCTTTTGTATCGTAACCTTTGGAACTTTTGATAGAGAAAAAGAAGATAATCCGTGGACATTTATAATCGGTTTTTGTTTGGCACTAATAGGCTTATTTATGAATTTAGGCGGCGTAGTCCATGAGCTAATATTCTGAACAATATGCGTTAAAGTATTTGATGCAAAAATCACGGAAGGATTACTGTTGCATCAAGCTAATTGATAAAAAAGGGCTAATCCTAATTTTGTTAGATTATAGGGTATTAGAACATTTCAAGAGGAGTTATCTATGGGTTTCCTTAAAGCTACTAGAGAATTTATTGATAGTCAATATCAAACGCCAAAAGGAATTATTGGTACATATATTGGTGAAAAAATGGTGAGACAGCACAAGACTGAAACAAATTGGTCATTAGAGCTAATGAATATTAAACAAGGGGACAGGATTTTAGAGTTAGGATGTGGGGCAGGTTATGCAATTAAATTAATTTTTGAAAAGGACTTAGCTGAAGAAATAGTCGGCTTGGACATCTCTACAACAATCATTCGATCAGCAAGAAGGAGAAACAAAAGGGCAATAAACGAAAAAAAAGTAAAACTAGTACAAACAGATTTCAAAAACTTGCCCTTTCAAAATGAAAATTTCAATACAGTCCTTAGTATCCAAACAATTTATTTTTGGACTGATATAACTGCGACACTATCAGAAATATTTAGGATACTAAAACCAAAAGGAAATATAATCCTTACTTTTTCTGACGGTAAAGAAGAGGAAACCTGGGAAGGAATAAGAGGTATTACTGATAATAAACTAATACCGTCTATGAAGAATGCAGGATTTAGTGACGTATCTTTTATCAGAGGTCCAGATTCAAGAGGGTATCATACTGTTGCTGTTATAGGAAGCAAGGATTCAATGAAACTTTCGTAATGTTCTGTTCCTATATAGCGATGGTAAGGGGACGAAGGCATAATTTTTCCTTTTGATGAGTTTGTTCAAATATAAGGCAGGGAGTTTAAAAGGACCTAAATAAGGTACACAGAGATCCTTCCTTTGGCCATCTGTTCATGTTATTTCTAATGAAACAGTATTAGTAGCTATTACGCAGCAAATAAATTTTATAAAATCAGCCTATCCTCAAACCAGTATGTTATACTATAAACAAACCTTTTATCTTTAAATCTTTTTACATTACCGGTTCCATCTCCCTGCTCAGATCTTGAGCGGGGTTTTTTATTGGAATTATATTTGGAAAAATAAAAACAGGCCCTAGAAAGAGCCTGTTTGTAGAAACGATTTAAGATTAAGCTTTTTGAACGTTAGCAGCTTGAGCTCCACGAGCACCTTGCTCAACGTCAAATGTAACTTTTTGACCTTCGTCTAAAGATTTGAAACCTTCACTTTGGATAGCTGAGAAGTGTACGAATACGTCGTCTCCACCTTCGCGCTCGATGAATCCGAAGCCTTTTTCTGCATTAAACCATTTAACTGTACCTTGTTCCATTTTTGTTGCCTCCTAGTGCGTTATCGCACAACGTATTACTATCCTTGCCCAAAGTGATCATCAAGACGAAAAGTTAATACTTATACTATCCTTTACACCGAACAAAAATAATTCTAATTCATCATAACAGGGATCGAAAAATATAGCAAATCATCCCGGCCATAACTTGGAAAGAGTCTATTCCCGCTGACTATGAAGGTTGCTGTAAGAACAAAGAAGTTATTATGTAAGTCCTTAATCCTAAGCTTTGTAACATCAAGTGGATAGATCCCCGCGCAGCCCATTGTGAAGATTTTATGTTTGCCTCAGATGTTTTCATCATATAGAACAAACTGGTTGGGGAAAACGTGGTTTTTATTAAAGAAATCAAAGGGAATCAATCCGAAGGTAGCGAATAGTTATAGCATACTGGGTGAATCGTTAGGGGTGTGGTTAATGGCCCTTCAGAATTTATATAAATATAGATTTAAAAGAACCTAAAGTATAAAACAGCTGCTACGTAAGGAGTCTTTCCATGGATGCTTTCCTAATCATCGCCTTTACCTTCATTATTTCATTAATTTATTATGCTATAAACTTATACTTTCCAGATAAAAGCAGGCTGAAGTATTACATAGCTTTATCCTTCGGAATCATTGGTATATTTGGCTGGGCATATATATGGTTGGGGAATGGATGGTTATTAGCCGCTGTAGTTAGTACGATTTTATCTTACTTTCAGCTATATCATTGATTACCGCTTTCATTATAGACTTAATCTTTAGGAAGAAAAAATATCAATGAAAATAAAAATAATCATAAATCGATACATATTGTAACTGGAAATGAGGAGATGGATTTGCAACTCATTCCACCATTAGGTTCAGTGATTTATTTGATACATGGATTATTGTAATTAGGGGGCTGTATTCCAATAAATCGAAAGAAGTTGTTATTAGGTTTCATATTTCTTATAGGTATAGTTAGCTTTTGGGTTTGGTATTCCTTACCCAAAGAAATCAATCAAGCATTTGAAGGAATCGTTTACGGAGTTGGAAATAAAAGCAATCAATTAAATGAAGAAGTTACAATTACTATTAAAGGTAAATTGTATAGAAAAATTTTTAACCAAGATCGTTTTAAAGGAACCATAGATATAAAAGGAGAGTTGCCAAAAAATATTATCATTGATAAGAAGGAAGTAGAAGTGGTTTTTATTGAAAACGGCGGCTCTTTATTAATCGGGGATTCCCCCTACGGCTTTTTTTATATAAATAAGGATTTAAGTGAGCTAACTATTATCGTTTACGAACTGCTTGAGTCTGTAAGTGATAATGCCACATATGAATGGGACCCTAAAGGCGGGCTATTAATATCTGGACCTGCAACAAATAGAAAAGAAGCTTTAAACATATCAAACAAATTAATAGAGGATCTACTTAAACCACTTGAATAGATGTTTATTTGTAAAGTTTATATTTTAATTAAGGGTTCGATCATGCAAGAAGGATTGAGGAACAATTTGTTGAATGCCTTATTCAACAAACGGCTAAAAATATACGGAGGTATAGTTATGTGGGTAATATTTGGGGTCATTGCAATAGTAGCAACGTTTATAAATCTTTATATGTATTCAGCAGGGAAGGATTACAAGCTTGCGATGGCGATGGGATTATCATTTACAGCATTAACACTTTGTGCAGATTACAGTTATGTATCTCGGTGGGTAAAAGTAGAAGATTGGGCGGCTTTGGCGGATGTAGTACCTGGTATGGCAAGGGCATTATGGTTTTTGACGATTGTTTCGATCTTACTAAATATAGCACCTATATTTTTAGAAAGAATACGCAGGAAATAATGACTTTTTGTCCTTTCATTTATATAATGTGCAGGCCTTTATGAATAACAAAAGGTGCGTATATTCAATAACAAGGTATGCGCATTGAAGTTGTATGATACTATAAAAAAGTACTACGCCAACATGCAGTAACGGGTTCTCTTGTGAAGTGCCAACGTGAAAAAGCAATCCAATGCATGTTATTTTTATCCTACCCAATAATGTGAACAAGACTAAGTATTGTACTTTGTTTTTTGGAAATAGTTCAAAAAAATTGATTCCAATTGTTTTTAGGACAGGATATACTCAAATTAAATAAAAAACTGATAAAGGCAAACTTGTTGAAAGGCAAGGACGCAAAGCCATGGGCCTTAGTGTAAAGAGATATTTCCTTTGCATATGGTTGCCAGGTTGCCAGACTCCCAAAATGGTGTCTTGGCCATTATAAGGAGCGGAGAATATGAATATCAATAAATACCTCTTATTAAGTCTTGTCTTACTTATGGGTTTTGGTCCTCTTCAAACCCTTTCTCAACCCATTAAAGCTCATGCTAACGCAGGAGTTCCAACGGCAACATGGCTTTGGAATACTTCAACGATTGCTACGCAAGGAAACGAGATCCTTTCATTCGCAGGAAACAATCAAGTTAAGCAAATTTACCTTCAAGTTAATAAAGACATCCCTTTCAATACTTATAAAACATTTATTCAAAAAGCAACTGAAAAAGGCATAGAAATACACGCTTTAGATGGCTCACCACAATGGGTTTCCTCTAAAGGTTCTGCTTATTCTAAGGAATTCTTTAATTGGGTGGGGAACTACCAAAAATCAGCCTCACAGACACAAAGATTTACTGGTATTCATTTAGATATAGAGCCATACCTATATAGTGGCTGGAACTCTAAATTCAAGAATACTGTACTTGCATATCAAAATATTATCAATCATGCTGCTATTACTTCAGAACAACTTGGACTTACATTTGGAATCGATATTCCTTTCTGGTTTGATGAAATTGCCTACAGCAATACTTACGGGAAAGGTAATTTAGCTAATTGGGCGATTAAGACAACAAGCTTTACGACTATAATGGCATACCGCGATCAGGCTGCAGGAGGAAACGGAATTATTGAGCTAGTGAGAAATGAAGTACAATATGCTTCCTCTCTTGGCAAACCCATTGTGATTGGAGTAGAAACTGGCAAATCAGAAGAAGCCAATCTTGTTAGTTTTTATGAAGAAGGTGCTGCTCATATGTATAGTCAGCTTTCTTTAGTGAAGAGTGCGTATCCACAACCGGATGTGACTTTTGCCATTCATCATTTACACAGTTGGATGATAATGGCTCCCTAAGAACATTGGCAAAGGGATAAAAAAAATCACCTTTAGAAAAACCCGCTAAATACCTTATAAAGGTAATTAGCGGGTTTTTCACCTGATTTTGAGTATTAACTGCAGAATTTCTTGTGCCCCTACAGTTACGTCAATCGATTTACTAAGATAAATATGTAAATAAGGGACTATTTTTGAAGAAGAATTACTTCAAAACGAAAATCATTGAAAAATGTTTGACGAATCTAGCAACTACAATGTCATTGCACATGTAACAGCCAGAGATATGCACAAAATGCCGAAAATCCAGCTGGAAATAAGCGAATAACAGAGAAGAATGGGCTTCCATTCTTTTTTTATCGGTAATTTTTTAACTAATTTCATTCAAAAATCCTATTTTCTTTAGTAATTACGACTGTGATTGAAACAATAAAAAGAAGACATCTGGAATCGCCCCAACTTATGCAGTTCCTTAAAATCTGACCTTAACCAACCAGAGTGTTTCGTGTAATATTCTAATAATCGTTTGACTATTTGAAATCCATTGCATATACTGATACTCAAATAAATGTTTGAATGAGAGGTGAGAATTCTTTGAAACATGATGATGTGTGTGAGATAACTTGTTTTGATGGACCTAAAGTGAACCGGGTAAAGGATTCTTTATCTAAACATAATACATTTTCTGTTTCTAAAATGTTCAAGGCATTGGCAGACGATACAAGGTTAAAAATTGCTTTTGCATTAAGTGAAGAAGATGAGCTTTGTGTGTGTGACGTTGCCAATATTGTAGGGTGTACAACCGCAACTGCTTCCCATCATTTACGACTGCTCCGCAACATGGGGCTGGCGAAATATCGGAAAGATGGAAAGCTGGTTTTTTACTCTTTAGATGATGAACATGTAAGACAACTGATTCAACTAGCCTTTACTCATGAAAAGGAGGGGAAAGTTCATGGATAAAGCGATTGAACAATCAGCCGAAAAACATGTATACCGCATACAGGGATTCAGCTGATCAGGCTGTGCGACTACGTTCGAAAAGAACGTAAAACACCTGGAGGGTGTTTCAGATGCAAGTGTTAACTTTGGAGCTTCCAAACTTGTATTATACGGGAATGCGTCCATTGAACAACTTGAAAAGGCAGGGGCCTTTGAGAATCTTAAAGTTATACCGGAGAAGGAACGATTTGAAGAAAAGAAAGAACCATTTTTGAAAAAGCATGCTACGGTCATCACATCATTTGTTTTCTTGCTTATGGGTTGGATTTCCGGACAGTTTAACGGAGAAGAGAATATCGCCTCCATTATTGCTTACGCAGCCTCGATCCTAATAGGAGGCTACCGACTGTTTAACACAGGGTTGAAGAACCTGTATCGCTTAAATTTTGATATGAAAACCTTGATGACCATTGCCGTCATCGGTGCAGCTTTCATTGGTGAATGGGGAGAAGGTGCTACAGTTGTCATCCTGTTTGCCATCAGTGAAGCCCTTGAGACCTACTCAATGGATAAAGCCCGCCAATCCATTCGATCATTAATGGACATTGCTCCAAGGGAAGCCTTGATCAGAAGAGGCAATCAGGAAATGATGATTTCTGTCGATGAAATTCTGATCGGAGATATTATGATTGTCAAACCCGGGCAAAAAATTGCGATGGATGGCATCGTTTTAAAGGGATCTTCAGCTATTAACCAGGCAGCGATCACTGGGGAGTCTGTGCCAGTGGCTAAAACAATTGATGATGAAGTTTTTGCCGGAACTCTTAATGAAGAAGGGCTTCTCGAGGTTAAAGTAACGAAACATGTGGATGACACAACCATTGCGAAAATCATCCACTTGGTTGAAGAAGCACAAGCTGAGCGAGCACCTTCACAGGCATTTGTCGATCGCTTTGCAAAATATTACACGCCGGTCATTATGTTGATCGCTCTTGGAGTTGCCGTCATACCTCCACTTTTCGGAGCTGACTGGAACACCTGGATCTATCAAGGTTTAGCAGTATTGGTAGTCGGCTGTCCATGTGCCCTTGTTGTTTCTACACCCGTATCAATTGTTACTGCAATTGGAAACGCAGCCCGAAACGGCGTATTAATCAAGGGTGGAATTCATCTTGAAGAAATGGGATCGATCAAGGCCATTGCTTTTGATAAAACAGGAACATTAACAAAAGGGGTTCCTGTTGTTACCGATTACCTCTCGGAAGATGGGGCAACAAACGAACAATTAAAAATTATTGCAGCATTAGAAAATGGTTCTCAACATCCACTGGCTACTGCGATCATGAAGAAGGCAGAGGAAGAAAACCTGGATTATAAGAGTGTTGATATTACTGACTTTACCTCGATAACGGGAAAAGGAATACAAGGGAATATCAACGGTGAGACATATTTTGTCGGCAGCCCGAATTTGTTTGAAGAAATCCTGACTGACGGAATTAGGTCCGAACTAAAAGAGAAAATTGAAACCTTACAAAGCCAGGGGAAAACCGTGATGGTTGCTGGAACGTCATCAGAAATTACCGCTTTGATTGCTGTTGCAGATGAAGTGAGAGAAACGAGTCAAACAGTGATTCAAAAACTTCATTCTTTGGGTATCGAGAAAACAATCATGTTAACTGGTGATAACTCAAGGACTGCGAATGCCATCGGAAATCAAGTAGGCGTTTCAGATATTAAAGCAGAGCTGTTACCGCATGATAAGCTTAATTACATTAAGGATCTCAGACAAGAATTTAACCGTGTATCCATGGTCGGTGATGGAGTAAACGATGCTCCTGCGCTTGCAGCTTCAACTGTGGGGGTTGCTATGGGAGGTGCAGGGACAGATACAGCATTAGAAACAGCTGATATAGCCCTGATGGCAGATGACTTAGGAAAGCTTCCATTTACC
This portion of the Mesobacillus sp. S13 genome encodes:
- a CDS encoding cell division protein FtsK, yielding MKFLKKVSDFFGFTKLKEKLYFADHEEISEADREYIKRIKGQNPFGIIAMFIGGVSFAFGPLYVAFPIITIIFCIVTFGTFDREKEDNPWTFIIGFCLALIGLFMNLGGVVHELIF
- a CDS encoding class I SAM-dependent methyltransferase translates to MGFLKATREFIDSQYQTPKGIIGTYIGEKMVRQHKTETNWSLELMNIKQGDRILELGCGAGYAIKLIFEKDLAEEIVGLDISTTIIRSARRRNKRAINEKKVKLVQTDFKNLPFQNENFNTVLSIQTIYFWTDITATLSEIFRILKPKGNIILTFSDGKEEETWEGIRGITDNKLIPSMKNAGFSDVSFIRGPDSRGYHTVAVIGSKDSMKLS
- the cspC gene encoding cold shock protein CspC; its protein translation is MEQGTVKWFNAEKGFGFIEREGGDDVFVHFSAIQSEGFKSLDEGQKVTFDVEQGARGAQAANVQKA
- a CDS encoding amidase; translated protein: MNINKYLLLSLVLLMGFGPLQTLSQPIKAHANAGVPTATWLWNTSTIATQGNEILSFAGNNQVKQIYLQVNKDIPFNTYKTFIQKATEKGIEIHALDGSPQWVSSKGSAYSKEFFNWVGNYQKSASQTQRFTGIHLDIEPYLYSGWNSKFKNTVLAYQNIINHAAITSEQLGLTFGIDIPFWFDEIAYSNTYGKGNLANWAIKTTSFTTIMAYRDQAAGGNGIIELVRNEVQYASSLGKPIVIGVETGKSEEANLVSFYEEGAAHMYSQLSLVKSAYPQPDVTFAIHHLHSWMIMAP
- a CDS encoding ArsR/SmtB family transcription factor, whose product is MKHDDVCEITCFDGPKVNRVKDSLSKHNTFSVSKMFKALADDTRLKIAFALSEEDELCVCDVANIVGCTTATASHHLRLLRNMGLAKYRKDGKLVFYSLDDEHVRQLIQLAFTHEKEGKVHG
- a CDS encoding heavy metal translocating P-type ATPase, which gives rise to MDKAIEQSAEKHVYRIQGFSUSGCATTFEKNVKHLEGVSDASVNFGASKLVLYGNASIEQLEKAGAFENLKVIPEKERFEEKKEPFLKKHATVITSFVFLLMGWISGQFNGEENIASIIAYAASILIGGYRLFNTGLKNLYRLNFDMKTLMTIAVIGAAFIGEWGEGATVVILFAISEALETYSMDKARQSIRSLMDIAPREALIRRGNQEMMISVDEILIGDIMIVKPGQKIAMDGIVLKGSSAINQAAITGESVPVAKTIDDEVFAGTLNEEGLLEVKVTKHVDDTTIAKIIHLVEEAQAERAPSQAFVDRFAKYYTPVIMLIALGVAVIPPLFGADWNTWIYQGLAVLVVGCPCALVVSTPVSIVTAIGNAARNGVLIKGGIHLEEMGSIKAIAFDKTGTLTKGVPVVTDYLSEDGATNEQLKIIAALENGSQHPLATAIMKKAEEENLDYKSVDITDFTSITGKGIQGNINGETYFVGSPNLFEEILTDGIRSELKEKIETLQSQGKTVMVAGTSSEITALIAVADEVRETSQTVIQKLHSLGIEKTIMLTGDNSRTANAIGNQVGVSDIKAELLPHDKLNYIKDLRQEFNRVSMVGDGVNDAPALAASTVGVAMGGAGTDTALETADIALMADDLGKLPFTVKLSRKALAIIKQNITFSLGIKLVALLLVIPGWLTLWIAIFADMGATLLVTLNSLRLLGVKDK